The DNA sequence ATCGGTGTCCCAACCTTCGCCATCAAGCGCGACATGTTTGATGCCCATGCCGTCAATTTTTCGCGCCGCGCGCTGAATTAAACCGAGGTCATCTTTGCCGTTCAGATGCAGGGTAATACCGTCGTTATTAATACTGTAAGACGCTTTTTCTCCCCAGCGCGCATCGGCAGGCTGCACGGTAAGCGTAATTTTCATCACTTCGGTCATTATCATTATCCTTCTTAGCAAACGGGCCGCCGTATGGCAGCCCGTAAAGTTCTTTCGCCCGTTGATTTATCCGGCTGATAACCACCGAGTAAATCATTACGCGAAAATTATTCGGCTTCGTCTAACCAGACTAACAGAATCGCCTCAAGAATTTTTTCATTGGATGCGTTCGGATCGTCATCAAACTCTTCCAGATCGCAAATCCACTGATGCAGATCGGTGAAGCGAACGGTTTTCGGATCGAGATCCGGGAAAGCGTCGTACAGCGCTTCACCGATTTCACGACTATCGGTCCATTTCAGTCCCATATTAATGCTCGCGTGCGTGGTTGATGGTGTAACGCGGAATTTCGATGACCAAATCTTCGTCGGTCACCCGCGCCTGGCAGCTCAGACGGCTGTCGGGCTCCAGCCCCCAGGCCTTATCCAGCATGTCGTCTTCATCTTCGGTACTTTCAGCCAGCGAGTCAAAGCCTTCGCGCACGATGCAGTGGCAGGTGGTACAGGCGCAGGATTTTTCGCAGGCATGCTCAATCTCGATACCGCTACGCAGAGCGGCATCAAGAATGGTTTCACCGCTCTCAGCTTCCACAACTACGCCATCCGGACACAGGTCCTGGTGGGGCAGAAAAACAATTTTTGGCATTTTAAACCTCGTCCACGGATTGGCCTTTCAGCGCGATACGGACCGATTGATCCATACGGCGTGCGGCAAATTCCTGGGTTTGTGTGTCGATATTTTTAATCGCTTCTTTAATTGCATCGGCATCATCGCCTGCCGCTGCGGCGCGTACTTGCTCCGCGGCGTCATCGATGGCCTGACGCTCTGCGGCGCTTAACAGCGCTGCATCGGCGGCCAGCGCGCTGACCAGACTTTCCAGAACGCGTGCGGCTTCAACTTTCTGCTCGGCCAGCATCCGCGCCTGGACATCCTGTTCGGCGTAGCTCATCGAATCTTTAATCATGCTGGCGATTTCGCCATCGGTCAGACCGTAGGACGGTTTTACCTGGATAGAGGCCTCGACGCCGGTCGATTTTTCCATCGCCGTCACGCTCAGCAGACCATCGGCATCCACCTGGAAGGTGACGCGAATATGCGCCCCGCCCGCCGGTAACGCCGGAATACCGCGCAGCGCAAAACGCGCGAGGGAGCGGCAATCCTGCACCAGCTCGCGCTCGCCCTGCATAACGTGGATAGACATCGCCGTCTGACCATCTTTGAAAGTGGTAAACTCCTGCGCGCGCGCCACCGGAATGGTGGTGTTGCGTGGGATAACCTTCTCTACCAGGCCGCCCATGGTTTCCAGCCC is a window from the Klebsiella oxytoca genome containing:
- the iscX gene encoding Fe-S cluster assembly protein IscX; the protein is MGLKWTDSREIGEALYDAFPDLDPKTVRFTDLHQWICDLEEFDDDPNASNEKILEAILLVWLDEAE
- the fdx gene encoding ISC system 2Fe-2S type ferredoxin translates to MPKIVFLPHQDLCPDGVVVEAESGETILDAALRSGIEIEHACEKSCACTTCHCIVREGFDSLAESTEDEDDMLDKAWGLEPDSRLSCQARVTDEDLVIEIPRYTINHAREH